Part of the Sporosarcina sp. FSL K6-2383 genome is shown below.
AGTAACTGTCTTAAATCTGGCTCTTTAATATTTCAAATACGAGGGCATCCTGAGTTTCTTTGGGATGCTTTTGTCATCTTCTGTACAAGTTATGCGTACCTTGGTGTGTAGTTGTTTTTACGACAATGAATACGGAGGATACTCATGCCAAAAATCCTATCAGTTAGTACTGTCAAACCACCCCATCGAGTTTTTCAGGAGCAAGCTACTGAATTGACCCGCTCCCTTTTCAGTGAAAAATTTCAGGATATTGAAAGATTATTAAAAGTTTTTCAAAATGGCGATATAGAAACGCGTAATGTCTGCATGCCGCTTGATTGGTATGGGAGCCCACATGATTTTGAAGAACGCAATCAGTTATATATTCAACATGCTGTCGACTTTGGCGTGCAAGCTGTGCAGTCCTGTCTTCAAGGGGATGGTATGCTGGATTCGCCGATTGAGCCATCGATGATTGATGCCATTTTCTTCATTTCCAGCAGCGGAATATCGACGCCGAGTATCGATGCGCGCATTATGAATTGTATTGATTTTCGCGATGATATGAAACGCGTTCCGATTTGGGGCTTAGGCTGCGCAGGAGGAGCTGCCGGAATAAGCAGAGCCTATGAATATTGTCTCGCTTTTCCAGATGCGAATGTACTCGTGTTGTCCGTTGAATTATGTAGCTTAACGTTTCAAAAAGACGACTATTCGAAAAGTAATTTAGTCGGTGTATCGTTATTTTCCGATGGCGTTGCGTGTGCATTGTTGACTGGTGATCGTTCATTGGTGAGGGGTCGAAAAGCAATGCCAACCGTGATCGCTACTGCTTCGAAACACATGCCAAATTCCGAGAACGTCATGGGCTGGGATGTGAAAAATAGTGGCCTATACGTTGTTTTTTCAAAAAGTATTCCTGCAATTATTACGAATTGGCTTGGACCATTTGTACATGAATTTCTTGAA
Proteins encoded:
- a CDS encoding 3-oxoacyl-[acyl-carrier-protein] synthase III C-terminal domain-containing protein → MPKILSVSTVKPPHRVFQEQATELTRSLFSEKFQDIERLLKVFQNGDIETRNVCMPLDWYGSPHDFEERNQLYIQHAVDFGVQAVQSCLQGDGMLDSPIEPSMIDAIFFISSSGISTPSIDARIMNCIDFRDDMKRVPIWGLGCAGGAAGISRAYEYCLAFPDANVLVLSVELCSLTFQKDDYSKSNLVGVSLFSDGVACALLTGDRSLVRGRKAMPTVIATASKHMPNSENVMGWDVKNSGLYVVFSKSIPAIITNWLGPFVHEFLENQGLTKDDITHFVAHPGGKKVLEAYEQALAFDSTKTVVSRQVLRENGNMSSPTILYVLEKFMEQDPIAGDYGLMAALGPGFCGELLLLKWE